A single genomic interval of Penicillium psychrofluorescens genome assembly, chromosome: 2 harbors:
- a CDS encoding uncharacterized protein (ID:PFLUO_002809-T1.cds;~source:funannotate), with protein MAEPPAKRPRRVDSSAMWEKNDIQTRSTETNPEQDRQPRRSPHPREARRDGPREDRRYRSRSRDRKNQRRERSWSRDRRDNDRDRRDRDGRGGGRDRKRSTSRERAYDRRGPGRGDKVRDRSRSRSPARNGARARSTTRTPPPRGHKGDRRGERRELRTREDGRQANGAPAGSGRYKEEMELDFKEDADEDEMEALMRKSMGFTRFRSTKNTKIPGNDIYGVRKEKKIEYRQYMNRQGGFNRPLSPSRQ; from the exons atggcggagCCACCAGCAAAACGGCCTCGACGGGTCGACAGCTCGGCAATGTGGGAGAAGAACGACATTCAAACACGCTCGACGGAAACAAACCCTGAACAGGACCGCCAACCTCGACGCTCGCCACACCCCAGGGAGGCCCGACGCGACGGTCCCCGTGAGGACCGTCGATACCGCTCGCGCTCACGAGATCGGAAGAACCAAAGACGAGAAAGAAGCTGGTCTCGCGATCGCCGCGACAATGACCGAGACCGAAGAGATCGTGATGgacgcggaggaggaagagaccgCAAGAGGAGCACCAGCCGCGAGCGTGCATACGACAGACGAG GCCCTGGCAGAGGCGACAAGGTGCGTGACCGCTCACGCTCACGCTCACCCGCTCGGAACGGTGCCCGGGCTCGGTCGACGACCCgtactcctcctcctcggggaCACAAGGGCGATCGCCGTGGCGAGCGCAGAGAGCTGCGGACGCGTGAAGATGGACGGCAGGCCAATGGTGCCCCGGCGGGATCCGGTCGGTAtaaggaggagatggagctggacTTCAAGGAGGACGCAGACGAAGACGAGATGGAAGCTCTCATGCGGAAGAGTATGGGGTTCACCCGGTTCCGCAGTACCAAGAACACCAAGATCCCTGGAAACGACATCTACGGCGtgcggaaggagaagaagatcgagtACCGCCAGTACATGAACCGCCAGGGCGGTTTCAACCGGCCGCTCAGTCCCTCGCGACAATAA
- a CDS encoding uncharacterized protein (ID:PFLUO_002810-T1.cds;~source:funannotate), with amino-acid sequence MPSHPDHAPAPQAPRRRIVVAMTGATGAILGIKLIIALRRLNVETHLIMSKWAEATIKYETDYHPSNVKALADYSHNISDMAAPISSGSFKTDGMIVVPCSMKTLAAIHSGFCDDLISRTADVMLKERRKLVLVARETPLSDIHLRNMLEVSRAGAIIFPPVPAYYIRAASVDDLVDQSVGRMLDLFDLDTGDFERWEGWQTEK; translated from the coding sequence ATGCCATCTCACCCCGACCATGCCCCTGCGCCGCAAGCCCCCCGGCGCAGGATCGTGGTCGCAATGACCGGCGCAACCGGCGCAATCCTAGGAATCAAACTCATCATCGCTCTCCGCCGGTTGAACGTGGAAACCCACCTCATCATGAGCAAATGGGCCGAAGCAACCATCAAATACGAAACCGATTACCACCCGTCGAACGTCAAGGCGTTGGCAGATTATTCCCACAACATCAGCGATATGGCCGCGCCGATCTCGAGCGGTTCTTTCAAGACTGATGGGATGATTGTTGTGCCTTGCAGTATGAAGACGCTTGCTGCCATTCACAGTGGTTTTTGTGATGATTTGATTTCTCGCACTGCGGATGTTATGTTGAAGGAGAGACGGAAGCTTGTGCTGGTGGCGAGGGAGACGCCACTTAGTGATATTCATTTGCGCAATATGTTGGAGGTTTCGAGAGCTGGTGCGATTATCTTTCCACCCGTACCGGCTTACTATATTCGAGCTGCGTCGGTGGATGACTTGGTCGACCAGAGTGTGGGGCGCATGTTGGACTTGTTCGATTTGGACACGGGCGACTTTGAGAGATGGGAAGGTTGGCAAACTGAGAAATAG
- a CDS encoding uncharacterized protein (ID:PFLUO_002811-T1.cds;~source:funannotate): MDAFSTVEPKSTDNGVSSENDGQWLSAGHIRALGTLRSALEREEESGATESTNWAGMAPNMVPQFGLGPDGFMDMPSPLDISPVTYLDSIMNAPMFDYTQENAFL, from the exons ATGGATGCCTTCTCAACGGTAGAACCAAAATCTACCGATAACGGTGTTTCTTCTGAAAACGATGGTCAGTGGTTGTCGGCTGGTCACATTCGAGCATTGGGCACTTTACGAAGTGCACTGGAACGCGAGGAAGAGTCGGGAGCTACCGAGAGTACGAACTGGGCAGGAATGGCCCCGAATATGGTACCTCAGTTTGGCCTTGG TCCCGACGGGTTCATGGATATGCCAAGCCCACTCGACATATCACCCGTTACTTATCTCGACTCAATCATGAACG CTCCGATGTTTGATTATACACAGGAGAATGCGTTCTTGTGA
- a CDS encoding uncharacterized protein (ID:PFLUO_002812-T1.cds;~source:funannotate): MSNTEPHLSFRSFVEALKADNDLVEIDTPIDSNLEAAAITRRVCETDDKAPLFNNVIGTHNGLFRILGAPASLRKSSKDRYGRLARHLALPPTASMRDILDKMLSASNLTPIPPNIVSTGPCKENILEESQIDLTKLPAPMIHQADGGKYIQTYGMHIVQSPDGSWTNWSIARAMVSDEKHLTGLVIEPQHIWQIHQMWKKEGKDVPWALAFGVPPAAIMASSMPIPDGVTEAGYVGAMTGTALDLIKCDTNNLQVPATSEIVFEGTLSISDKGPEGPFGEMHGYVFPGDTHLWPKYKVNRITYRNNPIMPMSSCGRLTDETHTMIGALAAAEIRKICQNAGIPVTDSFAPFESQVTWVALRIDTAKLREMKTTSKEFSKKVGDLIFNCKAGYTIHRLVLCGDDIDVYNGKDVMWAFSTRCRPSLDETFFEDVRGFPLIPYMSHGNGTPARGGKVVSDALMPTEYTTGRDWVAADFENSYPEDLKKKVLDNWTKMGFREE, encoded by the exons ATGTCGAACACCGAGCCTCACCTCTCCTTCCGCTCCTTCGTCGAGGCCTTAAAGGCTGACAATGATCTGGTCGAGATCGATACCCCGATCGACTCCAACCTTGAAGCGGCTGCCATTACTCGTCGTGTCTGTGAAACGGATGACAAGGCCCCGCTCTTCAACAATGTCATCGGCACTCATAATGGTCTTTTCCGTATTCTGGGTGCTCCTGCATCGCTCAGGAAATCTTCGAAGGATCGTTACGGCCGACTCGCACGACACTTGGCCTTGCCACCAACTGCATCCATGCgcgacatcctcgacaaGATGCTCTCGGCCAGCAATTTGACCCCCATTCCACCCAACATCGTGTCTACCGGCCCTTGCAAGGAAAACATCCTTGAAGAAAGCCAGATCGACTTGACCAAGCTTCCTGCACCCATGATTCACCAGGCTGACGGTGGAAAGTACATCCAGACCTATGGAATGCACATTGTTCAGTCACCCGATGGATCTTGGACTAACTGGTCCATTGCCCGTGCCATGGTCTCTGACGAGAAGCACCTGACCGGTCTCGTCATCGAGCCTCAGCACATCTGGCAGATCCACCAgatgtggaagaaagaaggcaAGGATGTCCCctgggccttggccttcGGCGTGCCCCCTGCCGCTATCATGGCCTCAAGCATGCCTATTCCCGACGGCGTGACGGAGGCTGGATACGTCGGTGCTATGACCGGTACCGCCTTGGATCTGATCAAGTGTGATACCAACAACCTCCAGGTGCCTGCTACATCCGAGATCGTCTTTGAAGGTACCCTATCTATCAGTGACAAGGGCCCCGAGGGTCCCTTCGGTGAGATGCACGGCTATGTCTTCCCTGGAGATACCCACCTGTGGCCTAAATACAAGGTCAACCGCATCACCTACCGCAACAACCCCATTATGCCCATGTCGTCCTGTGGACGACTGACCGATGAAACT CACACCATGATCGGAGCTTTGGCAGCGGCTGAGATTCGCAAGATCTGCCAAAACGCCGGCATCCCCGTAACCGACTCCTTCGCGCCATTCGAGTCCCAGGTGACCTGGGTGGCTCTTCGAATTGACACCGCCAAATTGCGAGAAATGAAGACTACCTCGAAAGAATTCTCGAAGAAGGTCGGCGATCTGATCTTTAACTGCAAGGCAGGATACACCATCCACCGTCTGGTACTGTGCGGTGACGACATTGATGTCTACAACGGGAAGGACGTCATGTGGGCATTCTCCACCCGCTGCCGTCCTAGCCTCGACGAGACCTTTTTCGAGGATGTGCGTGGCTTCCCGCTTATTCCGTACATGTCACATGGAAATGGAACGCCCGCTCGGGGTGGAAAAGTCGTGTCTGATGCTCTTATGCCTACTGAGTATACCACCGGGAGGGATTGGGTGGCAGCCGATTTTGAGAACTCGTATCCCGAGGatctcaagaagaaggtgctggaCAATTGGACTAAGATGGGATTCCGGGAGGAATAA
- a CDS encoding uncharacterized protein (ID:PFLUO_002813-T1.cds;~source:funannotate) yields the protein MAQINLAHRRTHNLLLISKLLSLRDTASPLTLLLDSLQQPATPLIREYIRRAKLSKVHVTLVAFETLKQPDGVDAFVSARRKSPADLVREVGAAQQLAGSNSSRRRLILIDSINPLLNSKRLEPGFHLPSFLSLFLASPSASATAQLDTSLVVTYHQDSRGPFPQHPYSPSPLSLLTYMATSIITLHSFSHILAQKAARDRSVAEPVFGLDEEQDGVLLGRPDNTVEGIVLELEHRRKSGRGVLEWYLLPPTSRYSPQQVKEVVTLLDDNVLYNPPVQQDSAAGDEEPESTFELRLTERQRRDREGVVLPYFDAQQGNGPGEGGRILYDMGEEDDFDEEEDEI from the exons ATGGCCCAGATCAATCTTGCGCATCGCCGCACGCATAACCTACTCCTGATCTCGAAATTATTGAGTCTGAGAGACACGGCGTCGCCGCTCACCCTGCTGCTGGACTCCCTGCAGCAACCAGCCACCCCGCTCATCCGCGAATATATTCGACGTGCTAAG CTCTCCAAGGTTCATGTCACGCTCGTTGCATTCGAGACGCTGAAACAGCCCGATGGTGTCGATGCTTTTGTATCGGCGCGCCGGAAGAGCCCGGCTGACCTTGTCAGAGAAGTGGGTGCGGCGCAGCAGCTAGCTGGATCCAATTCCTCGCGAC GCCGTCTGATTCTCATCGACTCTATCAACCCACTACTGAACTCAAAGCGACTTGAGCCGGGATTCCATCTACCCTCTTTCTTGAGCTTGTTCCTAGCATCGCCATCTGCGTCAGCAACGGCACAGCTTGACACATCTCTAGTGGTAACATACCACCAAGATAGCCGTGGACCCTTTCCACAGCACCCCTactctccctctcccttGTCCCTTCTCACATACATGGCCACAAGCATAATCACCCTCCACTCATTCTCGCACATTCTCGCACAAAAAGCTGCCCGAGACCGCAGCGTTGCCGAACCCGTCTTCGGATTggatgaagaacaagacGGCGTTCTGCTCGGCCGACCCGACAACACTGTCGAGGGAATCGTGCTCGAGCTGGAACACCGGCGGAAGAGCGGACGTGGTGTTTTGGAGTGGTATCTCCTCCCGCCTACGTCCCGGTACTCGCCACAGCAGGTGAAAGAGGTTGTGACTTTGCTTGACGATAACGTCTTGTATAATCCGCCGGTGCAGCAAGATTCTGCCGCTGGAGACGAGGAGCCCGAGTCGACGTTTGAACTGCGGCTTACGGAGCGACAGAGGCGCGACAGGGAAGGTGTTGTGCTGCCTTACTTTGATGCGCAGCAGGGGAATGGGCCTGGTGAAGGTGGTCGCATTCTTTATGAcatgggcgaggaagatgatttcgacgaagaagaggatgagatctag
- a CDS encoding uncharacterized protein (ID:PFLUO_002814-T1.cds;~source:funannotate), which produces MVRSTQIARLDGLMLAASVDDEQAESELSEIKSQAKMIFRRLNRNSAPQASIESKQYNLHYLIKDDVCFLCICDSSYPRKLAFTYLADLASEFTTTYTPSQYLSPNLRPYAFVEFDTFIQRTKKLYQDSRASQNLDKLNDELRDVTKVMTKNIEDLLYRGDSLERMGELSGRLREDSKKYRRAAVRINWELMLKQYGPFAGVGFLVIILLWWRFF; this is translated from the exons ATGGTGAGATCAACGCAGATTGCAAGGCTTGATG GCCTGATGCTGGCGGCGTCCGTGGATGATGAGCAG GCCGAGTCAGAGCTATCGGAAATCAAATCGCAAGCCAAGATGATCTTTCGACGATTGAATCGCAACTCCGCACCCCAGGCCAGCATCGAGTCCAAGCAATACAACCTCCA TTACCTGATCAAGGATGACGTCTGCTTCCTGTGTATCTGTGATAGCTCCTACCCGCGCAAACTGGCCTTTACCTATCTGGCCGATCTGGCCTCGGAATTCACCACCACCTACACCCCCTCGCAGTACCTCTCTCCAAACCTCCGTCCGTATGCCTTCGTCGAGTTCGATACCTTTATCCAACGCACCAAGAAACTGTACCAGGACAGTCGCGCGTCGCAGAACTTGGACAAGTTGAAcgacgagctgcgcgatgTCACCAAGGTCATGACCAAGAACATCGAGGATCTTTTGTACCGCGGTGATAGTCTGGAGCGGATGGGTGAGCTGTCAGGTCGGCTGCGCGAGGATAGCAAGAAATACCGGCGGGCTGCCGTGCGCATCAATTGGGAGTTGATGCTGAAGCAG TACGGACCTTTCGCCGGCGTCGGGTTTCTCGTGATCATTCTGCTGTGGTGGCGATTCTTCTGA
- a CDS encoding uncharacterized protein (ID:PFLUO_002815-T1.cds;~source:funannotate) — MGRKAVAVGSTRRSCRVAARSAQMAELQQQEVPAMSSAMEISPAKSQPSPQQDIAEQPQQPDPAMGPVGCDSSPAKSQPTPKRTPKRASKRAPRKAARGRWDEQQLLTSNKSQLIDVDLVKLLANPKAWNCLEEDEKREILALLPEGTHPNPEPEATPEDPDPKIAPLPQSFIRYSNNWRDGIRQFQLDLQNGRYSDAWLRQAEKARQQRTEGDFDTFKEREFEQFWGQKQKVDYKVLTGESSRVRLRTLVTEGVFLPGDIWRYSNVFGRNLERVHVEKEAKVLEITGSELTFVIPDGQHVFLSSVQHEPHSPETKTTNFSESSMTKETKTALNGQDQPEPASVVVLSPNTHKQPSNGEGQQKRTASPPEPQPPAKKKRGRPPKHPKNPEEKSEDDPSIWDIPSSSPALAPEKEFEQQPVLDTPSSNEKIAMIEDPTEQQSRAEPDALKQEDEGEEDTTSLTKLPQPHETTAHQRGEILVCNISNPNTLVTKILEVDGRRSGVRTGNSWREFRCYRNNQDMGSLWDVRQAWFLSREKKEKDEGEEEDDGDEEWEE; from the exons ATGGGCCGAAAGGCGGTGGCGGTCGGCAGTACGCGGCGGTCCTG TCGTGTCGCTGCTCGTTCTGCTCAGATGGCAGAactgcagcagcaggaggtCCCTGCAATGTCGTCGGCCATGGAGATATCTCCGGCTAAATCACAGCCTTCGCCCCAACAAGATATCGCTgagcagccgcagcaacCGGACCCTGCAATGGGGCCAGTCGGATGTGATTCCTCCCCGGCCAAATCACAGCCGACGCCTAAACGGACTCCTAAACGAGCGTCGAAACGTGCGCCGCGCAAGGCGGCCCGCGGCCGCTGGGACGAGCAACAGCTGTTGACCAGCAACAAGTCCCAACTAATTGACGTCGATCTAGTG AAACTCCTAGCAAACCCCAAGGCATGGAATtgccttgaagaagacgagaaaCGAGAGATCCTGGCTCTGCTGCCGGAAGGCACGCACCCAAACCCCGAACCTGAGGCCACACCTGAAGATCCAGACCCGAAGATCGCACCTCTACCGCAGTCCTTCATCCGATATTCCAATAACTGGCGGGACGGGATTCGGCAGTTCCAGCTCGACCTGCAGAATGGCCGGTATAGTGATGCCTGGCTACGCCAGGCTGAGAAGGCACGGCAGCAGCGCACAGAGGGGGACTTTGACACCTTCAAGGAACGCGAATTTGAGCAGTTCTGGggccagaaacaaaaagtCGACTACAAAGTGCTAACAGGGGAAAGCTCGCGCGTGAGGCTGAGGACTCTTGTGACAGAAGGGGTCTTTCTACCGGGTGATATTTGGAGATACTCAAACGTTTTCGGCCGAAATTTGGAAAGAGTGCatgtggagaaggaggccaag GTCCTTGAAATCACTGGCTCCGAGTTGACCTTTGTGATACCCGATGGCCAACATGTCTTCCTGTCCAGCGTGCAGCATGAGCCGCACTCTCCCGAGACAAAGACCACAAATTTTTCCGAATCGTCTATGACGAAGGAGACAAAGACAGCTTTGAATGGACAAGACCAGCCTGAACCTGCATCGGTTGTCGTTCTCAGCCCGAACACACACAAACAGCCCTCGAATGGTGAAGGACAACAGAAACGTACAGCTTCTCCCCCAGAGCCTCAACCTCCCGCCAAAAAGAAACGAGGCAGACCACCCAAGCATCCGAAAAACCCGGAGGAGAAATCCGAGGACGACCCTTCTATCTGGGATAttccatcctcttctccagcattgGCTCCAGAGAAAGAGTTCGAACAGCAGCCTGTACTTGATACACCATCATCCAACGAGAAGATAGCGATGATAGAAGATCCCACTGAACAGCAGAGCCGCGCCGAACCGGACGCACTGAAGCAAGAGgacgaaggagaagaagacacGACATCCCTTACCAAGCTGCCCCAGCCCCACGAAACAACTGCCCATCAACGAGGCGAGATCCTCGTCTGCAACATCTCCAACCCGAATACTCTAGTGACCAAGATCTTGGAGGTCGACGGACGCAGGTCCGGTGTTAGAACCGGGAATTCTTGGAGAGAATTTCGCTGCTACCGCAATAATCAGGATATGGGCAGTCTCTGGGATGTGAGGCAGGCTTGGTTTCTTAGTCgggagaaaaaggaaaaggatgaaggggaagaggaggatgatggagatgaggaatgggaggaatAA
- a CDS encoding uncharacterized protein (ID:PFLUO_002816-T1.cds;~source:funannotate): MGVERAIPQAALNNETIDSKTTVAYRNAVRAVGVDTTNGAVWPINDTLYVFGGGFETPTNTLSAYNVSTGTWKDVTVAGGDFNFAQRTAAQVATAPESGLGFIFGGNTPYMSGMIRFDASNPDNLVWTNETLSHGSKGVQVPNLVSGALVYIPAGKEGMLISFGGANVTQGISPFSGWPYDADWLTIYVYDIASHTWWAQEASGSPPSNRGAFCAVVTTSPDNGAFHITTYGGWSLADQRSYEDVNILSIPSFTWIDATELSDQTNKEQQVNSNIGRDALSGACQAYRGSQMIVLGGEIRAGADSLTNGACSNVFEPVRVLDLSTYKWQTELNTSSTYEVPAVIYDTIGGE, translated from the exons ATGGGCG TCGAGCGGGCGATCCCCCAGGCAGCCCTCAACAATGAGACCATCGATTCCAAAACGACGGTAGCCTATAGAAATGCGGTGCGTGCAGTCGGTGTCGATACCACCAATGGAGCAGTCTGGCCAATAAACGACACCCTCTATGtctttggtggtggcttcGAAACCCCAACCAACACGCTATCGGCCTACAATGTTTCGACTGGCACATGGAAAGACGTGactgtggctggtggtgacTTCAACTTCGCACAGCGCACCGCTGCTCAAGTTGCCACTGCTCCTGAGTCCGGTCTAGgtttcatcttcggcggcaACACCCCCTATATGAGCGGCATGATCCGTTTTGATGCGTCTAATCCCGATAACCTCGTGTGGACCAACGAGACACTCTCACATGGATCCAAAGGGGTTCAAGTGCCGAATCTAGTTTCTGGTGCTTTGGTCTATATTCCGGCTGGAAAGGAGGGTATGCTTATTAGCTTCGGGGGTGCAAAT GTCACTCAAGGCATAAGTCCTTTCTCCGGCTGGCCGTACGATGCGGACTGGCTTACTATTTATGTATACGATATTGCCTCCCATACATGGTGGGCGCAAGAGGCTTCTGGCAGTCCGCCCTCGAACCGGGGTGCCTTCTGTGCTGTTGTTACAACCTCGCCTGACAACGGGGCATTCCACATCACGACATACGGCGGATGGAGCTTGGCTGATCAGCGCTCATACGAGGACGTGAATATTCTTTCAATTCCGTCGTTTACGTGGATTGATGCTACAGAGCTGTCCGACCAGACCAATAAGGAACAGCAAGTCAACTCGAACATCGGACGCGACGCCCTGTCTGGCGCTTGCCAGGCATACCGAGGTTCGCAGATGATCGTCCTCGGAGGCGAGATACGTGCCGGGGCAGACTCGCTCACCAATGGGGCTTGTAGCAACGTCTTCGAGCCTGTTCGCGTGCTTGATCTCTCAACGTACAAATGGCAAACAGAGCTGAATACCAGTTCTACTTACGAAGTGCCAGCAGTCATCTATGATACGATTGGGGGAGAGTAA
- a CDS encoding uncharacterized protein (ID:PFLUO_002817-T1.cds;~source:funannotate), with translation MTTVGRTIVATGLSSGLGLESLKQLLQQSQPFRVILGARNTQSTSAAIDALDFNRSASAVTVLPLELSDLNTVKTFSNKVLEILGQDKIDFLYMNAGLAKDATLPAPNGSKWCEALVVNHTSQHYLVHLLREKLIFSKSRLVFVSSGAIRSVADPSVLEKDLATPSNTQPFTIYSESKFIHFLGAQWWRRELANQCRVVAVSPGLIPGTGLGRHSKEQLPANHPDAKSIPEGAASLNAALFRDDFPKDPEQIFLTSWGEWWDKDIYTKALDEKLQDKWCWSKEEIEKQENVTV, from the exons ATGACTACTGTCGGAAGGACTATCGTGGCCACAGGCCTATCCTCAGGCCTC GGCTTAGAATCCCTCaagcagctcctccagcaatCCCAGCCCTTTAGAGTCATCCTCGGTGCAAGAAACACGCAGTCCACTAGCGCCGCCATCGACGCCCTCGACTTCAATcgctccgccagcgccgtgACCGTGCTGCCCCTCGAGTTGTCAGACCTTAACACTGTCAAGACATTCTCGAACAAGGTGCTTGAGATTTTGGGCCAGGACAAGATTGACTTCCTGTATATGAACGCAGGATTGGCCAAGGATGCGACGCTACCTGCGCCCAATGGATCCAAATGGTGCGAGGCACTGGTTGTGAACCATACCT CGCAGCATTATTTAGTGCATCTTCTTAGAGAGAAGCTCATATTTTCCAAGTCACGCCTGGTATTCGTCTCGTCCGGCGCAATCCGCTCCGTGGCAGACCCTA GTGTCTTAGAAAAAGACCTCGCGACTCCCTCCAACACACAACCATTCACCATCTACAGCGAGAGCAAATTCATACATTTCCTCGGCGCACAATGGTGGCGCCGCGAACTCGCCAACCAATGTCGCGTCGTCGCCGTGTCGCCGGGCTTAATTCCAGGTACAGGACTGGGTCGGCATTCCAAAGAACAACTACCGGCAAACCATCCGGACGCCAAGTCTATTCCCGAGGGAGCGGCGAGTTTGAATGCCGCGCTATTCAGGGACGATTTCCCCAAGGACCCGGAGCAGATATTCTTAACAAGCTGGGGTGAGTGGTGGGACAAGGACATTTATACGAAAGCGCTAGATGAGAAGTTGCAGGACAAGTGGTGTTggagcaaggaggagattgagaagcagGAGAACGTCACTGTCTAA